In Tolypothrix sp. NIES-4075, the following proteins share a genomic window:
- a CDS encoding Rpn family recombination-promoting nuclease/putative transposase — protein sequence MRTDTIFYQLFQTLPGILFELIGESANQAEAYQFASVEIKELAFRFDALFLPLVDLPEQPIYFVEVQFQPKTDFYWRLFAEIFVYLNQYQPIQDWYAVAVFAKRSLDPGVPMQYRGLLMSQQVKFVYLDELEETANTSLGLEIVQLVVEDEATVNEQARQLLEKAQQELEDVALRQKVLELIETILVYKLTNLSREEIEAMFGLSELKQTRYFREVAQDAKKEGKLETVPLLLELGLTVEQIAERLSLDVEAVRKATQASSGDNFQSEDRGI from the coding sequence GTGAGAACTGACACGATATTTTATCAACTTTTTCAGACTTTGCCTGGTATTCTCTTTGAACTCATCGGTGAATCTGCTAATCAAGCAGAAGCTTATCAGTTTGCATCTGTTGAAATCAAAGAATTAGCCTTTCGCTTCGATGCTTTGTTTTTACCTTTAGTGGATTTGCCCGAACAACCCATCTACTTTGTCGAAGTTCAGTTTCAACCCAAAACCGATTTTTATTGGCGATTATTTGCCGAAATCTTCGTTTACCTAAATCAATATCAACCTATTCAAGATTGGTATGCAGTAGCAGTGTTTGCCAAACGAAGTTTAGATCCAGGCGTACCAATGCAGTATAGAGGATTGCTAATGAGTCAGCAAGTTAAGTTTGTATACTTAGATGAATTAGAGGAAACAGCAAATACGTCCCTTGGTTTGGAAATAGTGCAATTAGTGGTTGAGGATGAAGCGACAGTTAATGAACAAGCTAGGCAATTACTTGAGAAAGCACAGCAGGAACTTGAAGATGTTGCTCTCAGGCAGAAAGTTTTAGAATTGATAGAGACGATATTGGTTTATAAGTTGACCAATTTAAGCCGCGAGGAGATAGAAGCTATGTTTGGGTTAAGTGAGTTAAAGCAGACAAGGTATTTTCGAGAAGTCGCACAAGATGCCAAAAAAGAGGGCAAACTAGAAACAGTACCCCTATTATTGGAATTGGGGTTGACTGTCGAACAGATAGCCGAAAGATTAAGCTTAGATGTTGAAGCGGTCAGAAAGGCTACACAAGCGTCTTCTGGTGATAATTTCCAAAGTGAAGATAGAGGAATTTAG
- the purF gene encoding amidophosphoribosyltransferase, producing MIPNHSISLDDHAIEARADKPEEACGVFGIYAPGEDVAKLTYFGLYALQHRGQESAGIATFAGEQVHLHKDMGLVSHVFNESILSQLPGNLAVGHTRYSTTGSSRKVNAQPAVVDTRLGSIALAHNGNLVNTGHLREELLKSKCNLVTTTDSEMIAFAIAEEINAGADWLEGCIRAFNRCNGAFSLVIGTPTGVMGVRDPNGIRPLVIGTLGENPVRYVLASETCGLDIIGADYLREVEPGELVWITEDGLASFPWTQQPQKKLCIFEMIYFARPDSMMNNETLYSYRQRLGRRLAEESPIEADIVFGVPDSGVPAAIGFSQASGIPYAEGLIKNRYVGRTFIQPTQMMRESGIKMKLNPLKDVLFGKRVVIVDDSIVRGTTSRKLVKTLRDAGVVEVHMRISSPPVTHPCFYGIDTDTQDQLIAATKSVEEIAKQLEVDSLAYLSWKGMLEATREDTNSFCSACFTGDYPTSIPEALKGSKLILEKAAV from the coding sequence ATGATTCCTAACCATTCCATCTCCTTGGATGACCACGCAATTGAAGCCCGTGCTGACAAGCCAGAAGAAGCTTGCGGCGTTTTTGGCATCTACGCACCAGGGGAAGATGTTGCCAAACTGACCTACTTTGGACTTTATGCCCTTCAACACCGAGGTCAAGAGTCAGCGGGAATTGCCACGTTTGCAGGGGAACAAGTACACCTGCACAAAGACATGGGTTTGGTATCCCATGTGTTTAACGAATCCATTTTGAGTCAGCTACCGGGTAACTTAGCCGTTGGTCACACTCGTTACTCAACTACAGGTTCGAGCCGGAAAGTAAACGCCCAGCCTGCTGTTGTCGATACTCGTCTGGGTTCAATAGCATTAGCACATAATGGTAATTTAGTCAATACAGGGCATTTACGAGAAGAGTTGCTAAAGAGCAAATGCAACTTAGTGACGACAACCGATTCAGAAATGATTGCTTTTGCGATCGCCGAAGAAATCAATGCTGGTGCAGACTGGTTAGAAGGCTGCATTCGCGCATTTAACCGCTGCAATGGTGCTTTTAGTTTAGTAATTGGCACTCCAACTGGTGTTATGGGTGTTCGCGATCCTAATGGCATTCGTCCTTTAGTAATTGGCACATTGGGAGAAAATCCAGTTCGCTACGTTCTCGCATCAGAAACTTGTGGACTAGATATTATTGGTGCCGATTATCTGCGCGAGGTGGAACCGGGCGAATTAGTTTGGATTACCGAAGATGGTTTAGCTTCCTTCCCCTGGACTCAACAGCCCCAAAAGAAGCTGTGTATCTTTGAGATGATATATTTTGCCCGCCCTGACAGCATGATGAACAATGAAACATTGTACAGCTACCGACAGCGGTTAGGGCGGCGACTAGCTGAAGAATCTCCGATTGAGGCAGATATTGTTTTTGGTGTTCCTGATTCTGGTGTACCAGCTGCGATCGGCTTTTCTCAAGCTTCTGGTATTCCCTACGCCGAAGGATTGATTAAGAATCGTTACGTCGGGCGCACCTTCATTCAGCCAACACAAATGATGCGCGAATCGGGAATCAAAATGAAACTCAATCCCCTCAAAGATGTGCTATTTGGTAAAAGAGTGGTGATTGTCGATGATTCCATAGTCCGGGGTACAACCAGCCGAAAACTCGTCAAAACCTTGCGGGATGCGGGTGTTGTAGAAGTGCATATGCGAATTTCCTCCCCCCCAGTAACTCACCCTTGTTTCTACGGTATCGACACCGACACCCAAGATCAGCTAATTGCTGCCACCAAATCAGTAGAAGAAATTGCCAAACAACTAGAAGTAGATAGCCTAGCCTATCTCAGTTGGAAAGGAATGCTAGAAGCAACGCGAGAAGACACCAATAGTTTTTGTTCTGCCTGCTTTACCGGCGATTACCCTACCTCAATTCCGGAAGCACTGAAGGGTTCTAAATTGATATTAGAAAAAGCAGCAGTCTAG
- a CDS encoding adenine phosphoribosyltransferase, whose amino-acid sequence MDLKSLIRDIPDFPKPGIVFRDITTLLRDPQGLRYTIDIFAEKCIDAGLKADYIVGMESRGFIFGTPLAYKLGVGFIPVRKPGKLPAPVHSVEYELEYGTDCLEMHQDALHPNSRVLIVDDLIATGGTASATASLIQKIGCELVGFGFIIELRDLQGRKNLPDVPIISLVEY is encoded by the coding sequence ATGGATTTAAAGTCTCTGATTCGTGACATCCCAGATTTTCCTAAACCCGGAATTGTCTTTCGGGATATCACTACACTGCTGCGCGATCCTCAAGGACTGCGTTACACTATTGACATTTTTGCTGAAAAATGCATTGATGCCGGACTAAAAGCTGATTATATTGTGGGAATGGAGTCGCGGGGCTTCATTTTTGGTACACCTCTAGCTTATAAATTAGGAGTTGGTTTTATTCCCGTTCGCAAACCAGGTAAGTTACCAGCACCAGTTCATTCGGTTGAATATGAACTAGAGTATGGTACGGACTGTTTGGAAATGCATCAGGACGCTTTGCACCCCAATAGCCGGGTTTTAATTGTAGATGATTTGATTGCGACAGGTGGAACCGCGAGTGCGACGGCTTCTTTAATACAGAAGATTGGCTGCGAACTTGTAGGATTTGGGTTTATCATCGAGCTACGGGATTTGCAAGGGCGAAAAAATCTGCCGGATGTGCCGATTATTAGCCTTGTGGAATATTAG
- a CDS encoding type II toxin-antitoxin system death-on-curing family toxin — protein sequence MSQVLDIHQRQIQRFGGTNGVRDEGLLDSALAQPQATFGGELLHPTIGEQAAAYLYHLAMNHPFIDGNKRTAFAVMLTFLNLNSYTVNLSQEQAYNLVIRVVQREISKEELSVFLELHLQRK from the coding sequence ATTTCTCAAGTGTTAGATATTCACCAACGCCAAATTCAAAGATTTGGTGGAACAAATGGTGTCAGAGATGAAGGTTTACTAGATTCAGCACTGGCACAACCTCAAGCCACTTTTGGCGGTGAACTTCTTCATCCGACAATTGGTGAGCAAGCAGCAGCATACCTCTACCATTTAGCGATGAACCATCCGTTTATTGATGGCAACAAGCGCACCGCTTTCGCTGTTATGCTTACTTTTTTGAACTTAAATAGCTACACTGTCAACCTATCTCAAGAGCAAGCTTATAACTTGGTGATTCGAGTAGTTCAGAGGGAAATATCCAAAGAAGAATTATCTGTATTCCTGGAACTGCATTTACAGCGCAAGTAA
- the purL gene encoding phosphoribosylformylglycinamidine synthase subunit PurL, which translates to MTASSKPAFSAEEIAAEGLKPEEYEEIVRRLGRHPNKAELGMFGVMWSEHCCYKNSRPLLKQFPTTGSRILVGPGENAGVVDLGDGLQLAFKIESHNHPSAVEPFQGAATGVGGILRDIFTMGARPIALLNSLRFGSLEDAKTQRLFSGVVAGISHYGNCVGVPTVGGEVYFDVAYSGNPLVNVMALGLMETSEIVKSGASGLGNPVLYVGSTTGRDGMGGASFASAELSDESLDNRPAVQVGDPFLEKSLIEACLEAFKTGAVVAAQDMGAAGITCSTSEMAAKGGVGIELDLDKIPVRESGMVPYEYLLSESQERMLFVAHKGREQELIDIFHRWGLQAVVAGEVIAEPIVRILFQGGIAAEIPAEALAENTPLYERELLTEPPEYAIKAWEWTPDSLPACTTAGIEIQKSLQSWNDILLTLLDTPTIASKRWVYRQYDHQVQNNTVILPGGADAAVVRLRPLEEDKGSGGVGQGDEGTRGQGGQGGQGGLLGDNSFSPTQTLRHSDTPHSPLPTPQSAVAATVDCNPRYVYLDPYEGAKAVVAEAARNLSCVGAEPLAVTDNLNFGSPEKPIGYWQLSEACRGLAEGCRELATPVTGGNVSLYNETFDSEGNPQPIYPTPVVGMVGLIPDLDKICGQGWQAEGDIIYLLGLPLQSKVELGASEYLATIHNTVAGHPPRVDFELERCVQRICREGIRNGWIRSAHDCAEGGLAVALAECCIAGKLGAEINLGLASSISQLRWDEVLFSEGGARIIVSVALEQQEVWESLLNEQLANHWQQLGKVSNSNTDLGVLTSDNQSLIKVRIEDMSDRYSHAIERRLRVGS; encoded by the coding sequence ATGACTGCAAGCTCAAAACCAGCCTTTTCCGCTGAAGAAATCGCCGCAGAAGGTTTAAAGCCAGAAGAATATGAAGAAATTGTCCGCAGGTTAGGGCGTCATCCGAACAAAGCCGAACTGGGAATGTTTGGGGTGATGTGGTCAGAGCATTGTTGTTACAAAAATTCACGACCGCTATTAAAACAGTTTCCCACGACTGGCTCGCGCATTCTCGTTGGTCCCGGTGAAAATGCCGGCGTTGTCGATTTAGGCGACGGGCTGCAACTTGCCTTTAAAATTGAATCTCACAACCACCCCTCAGCCGTCGAACCGTTTCAAGGAGCCGCCACAGGCGTAGGAGGTATCCTCAGAGATATATTTACAATGGGTGCGCGTCCCATTGCTCTTTTAAACTCCTTGCGCTTCGGTTCCCTGGAAGATGCCAAAACTCAACGCCTATTTAGCGGCGTGGTGGCTGGTATAAGTCACTACGGTAACTGCGTCGGGGTTCCCACTGTTGGGGGTGAAGTCTACTTTGATGTCGCTTACTCCGGGAATCCCCTAGTAAACGTCATGGCGCTAGGATTGATGGAAACTTCAGAAATCGTCAAATCTGGGGCATCTGGTTTAGGGAACCCGGTGCTGTATGTTGGTTCTACCACCGGACGCGATGGTATGGGTGGTGCAAGTTTTGCCAGTGCAGAACTTAGCGATGAATCACTAGATAACCGTCCAGCGGTGCAAGTTGGCGATCCTTTTTTAGAAAAGTCGTTAATTGAAGCTTGTTTGGAAGCGTTTAAAACAGGTGCAGTCGTCGCAGCGCAGGATATGGGTGCAGCTGGCATCACCTGTTCTACATCAGAAATGGCTGCAAAAGGTGGTGTGGGTATTGAACTGGATTTAGATAAAATACCCGTGCGGGAATCGGGGATGGTTCCCTATGAATATCTGCTTTCGGAATCTCAAGAAAGAATGTTGTTTGTGGCACACAAGGGACGCGAACAAGAGTTAATTGATATTTTCCATCGTTGGGGACTTCAAGCGGTTGTAGCCGGAGAAGTTATAGCTGAACCGATTGTTAGAATTTTATTCCAAGGTGGAATTGCCGCAGAAATTCCCGCTGAAGCTTTGGCAGAAAATACCCCACTGTATGAACGCGAATTGTTGACAGAACCACCAGAATATGCCATTAAAGCTTGGGAATGGACACCTGATTCTCTCCCCGCTTGCACAACTGCTGGCATTGAAATTCAAAAAAGCCTGCAAAGTTGGAATGATATCCTTTTGACTTTACTCGATACACCAACGATCGCATCAAAACGTTGGGTTTATCGCCAATACGATCATCAAGTACAAAATAACACCGTCATCTTACCAGGTGGCGCTGATGCTGCTGTCGTGCGGTTGCGTCCTCTTGAGGAGGACAAGGGGAGTGGGGGAGTGGGGCAGGGGGACGAGGGGACAAGGGGACAAGGGGGACAAGGGGGACAAGGGGGACTCCTTGGAGACAATTCTTTCTCCCCCACTCAGACACTCAGACACTCAGACACTCCCCACTCCCCACTCCCCACTCCCCAAAGTGCCGTTGCTGCTACAGTTGATTGCAATCCTCGCTACGTTTATCTTGACCCTTACGAGGGTGCTAAGGCAGTTGTAGCTGAAGCTGCACGCAATCTCAGTTGCGTGGGTGCTGAACCTCTGGCAGTAACTGATAACTTAAATTTCGGCAGTCCGGAAAAACCGATTGGTTATTGGCAATTATCAGAAGCTTGTCGCGGTTTGGCTGAGGGTTGCCGAGAATTAGCAACGCCGGTTACTGGCGGTAATGTCTCACTTTACAATGAAACTTTCGACTCAGAAGGCAACCCGCAACCAATTTATCCTACCCCGGTTGTGGGGATGGTCGGGTTGATTCCGGATTTGGACAAAATTTGCGGTCAAGGATGGCAAGCCGAAGGCGATATTATTTATCTTTTAGGATTGCCATTACAATCTAAAGTTGAATTGGGAGCATCGGAATATTTAGCCACTATCCATAATACTGTAGCTGGACACCCCCCACGGGTAGATTTTGAATTGGAAAGGTGTGTACAACGAATTTGCCGTGAAGGAATTCGCAATGGTTGGATTCGTTCTGCTCATGATTGTGCTGAAGGTGGTTTAGCTGTTGCTTTGGCAGAATGTTGCATTGCTGGCAAACTTGGTGCCGAAATTAATTTAGGATTAGCATCAAGCATTTCCCAACTTCGATGGGATGAAGTGCTGTTTTCTGAAGGTGGAGCGCGAATTATAGTTTCTGTAGCGTTAGAACAGCAAGAAGTTTGGGAATCTTTATTAAATGAACAATTGGCTAATCATTGGCAACAACTTGGCAAGGTTAGTAATTCCAACACCGATTTGGGGGTGTTAACCTCTGATAACCAAAGTTTAATCAAGGTTAGGATCGAAGATATGAGCGATCGCTATTCCCATGCGATTGAAAGACGTTTAAGAGTTGGGAGTTAA
- a CDS encoding ABC transporter permease encodes MTSTRISLETSRDWLYRLVTSETFIYVMKRLLQALLTLFLASALSFFIMQLAPGDYVSSLEANPKISKERIDELRRQFGLDKSWLEQFGLWLWNILTRGDFGTSFSYNRSVASLLWERVPATLLMAIASLIVTWAIAIPLGITAAVKQNRAYDRILQVLSYLGQGFPSFIAALFLLFFAQITTPLFPVGGMTSIYYSDLSPIGKIIDIGWHLILPTIALSITSFAGLQRITRGEMLDVLRQDYIQTARAKGLPENRVIYVHALRNAVNPLITLLGFELASLLSGAFITEQFFNWPGLGKLTLQALMNLDVPLAMASLVMGAVLLIVGNLVADLMLKAADPRIRLENLN; translated from the coding sequence ATGACTTCTACCAGAATTTCCTTAGAAACAAGTCGAGATTGGCTGTATAGGCTGGTCACTAGCGAAACCTTTATTTATGTCATGAAGCGGCTATTACAGGCGCTTTTGACATTGTTTTTAGCATCAGCATTGTCATTTTTTATTATGCAGCTCGCACCAGGGGATTATGTCAGTTCCTTGGAGGCAAATCCGAAAATTTCTAAAGAACGAATTGACGAACTGCGACGACAGTTTGGTTTGGATAAGTCTTGGCTGGAACAATTTGGACTTTGGTTGTGGAATATTTTGACACGGGGAGATTTTGGGACGAGTTTTTCTTATAATCGTTCTGTCGCATCTTTGTTGTGGGAACGTGTACCAGCAACATTGTTGATGGCGATCGCTTCTTTAATTGTAACTTGGGCGATCGCTATCCCCTTAGGCATCACCGCCGCCGTCAAGCAAAATCGCGCATACGACCGGATTTTGCAAGTCTTAAGCTACCTCGGACAAGGATTTCCCAGTTTCATTGCCGCTTTATTTTTACTGTTCTTTGCCCAAATCACCACCCCCCTATTTCCCGTAGGTGGCATGACCAGCATTTATTACAGCGACCTCTCCCCAATTGGGAAAATTATAGATATAGGCTGGCACTTAATCTTACCCACCATCGCTTTAAGCATCACTAGCTTTGCTGGTTTACAGCGAATCACTCGCGGCGAAATGTTAGATGTACTGCGTCAAGATTACATCCAAACCGCTCGCGCTAAAGGATTGCCCGAAAACCGCGTTATTTACGTTCATGCCCTGCGTAATGCCGTTAACCCGTTAATTACGTTATTGGGCTTCGAGTTAGCTAGTTTATTAAGCGGTGCTTTCATTACTGAGCAGTTTTTTAACTGGCCCGGTTTAGGAAAGTTGACTTTACAAGCTTTAATGAATCTAGATGTGCCTCTAGCAATGGCAAGCTTGGTAATGGGTGCAGTACTTTTAATAGTCGGCAATTTAGTCGCCGACTTAATGCTGAAAGCAGCCGATCCGCGCATTCGCCTAGAAAATTTGAATTAG